From Melopsittacus undulatus isolate bMelUnd1 chromosome 19, bMelUnd1.mat.Z, whole genome shotgun sequence, a single genomic window includes:
- the MIER2 gene encoding mesoderm induction early response protein 2 isoform X6, with protein sequence MAEASVGRQSPRVVPYPARSLCPAEPALQTAAVVSMGSADHRLNLAEILSQNYGVREEREEEDDTQEKQKSLEELEKSFSASQSSEMPFEELLALYGYEASGPISEQDSESNDITPNLPDMTLDKEQIAKDLLSGEEEEETQSSADDLTPSVTSHDASDLFSNQPGSNNFLADEDKEPCSSPCASSMAEDSEEDSIPSNECKKEIMVGPQYQATVPILHLNRHGEKAYENEDQLLWDPNILPEREVEEFLYRAVKRQWDELSSSSLPEGEMVKDNEQALYELVKCNFNAEEALRRLRFNVKVIRDELCAWSEEECRNFEHGFRVHGKNFHLIQANKVRTRSVGECVEYYYMWKKSERYDYFTQQTRLGRKKDYTDNDLDGGEAENSTRARNSPPIPSGTGCLDSHFSQDQIAIESTEPLSVESTACSLGSMSESGQGYECSPPSETNCSFDPQEEPSSGTPSAPCPRHPAASTEPRLFPLPPARLEKPEPLQSSGGTLSMDFPLPADINEALPLIAGPVDLDREAEVAPAQVSLSVMEFGLIGIGDVNSFLSAHQAPVAHSEPLSQ encoded by the exons ATGGCGGAG GCCTCGGTTGGGCGGCAGAGCCCCAGGGTGGTGCCGTACCCAGCGCGCAGCCTATGTCCTGCAGAGCCTGCCCTTCAGACTGCAGCAG TTGTGTCCATGGGCTCAGCTGATCATCGACTGAACTTAGCAGAGATCCTTTCACAGAACTATGGTGTCCgggaagaaagggaggaggaggatgataCTCAGGAGAAGCAGAAATCTTTAGAAGAGCTGGAGAAGAGCTTCAGTGCCTCTCAG AGCAGTGAAATGCCATTTGAGGAGCTGCTTGCACTTTATGGCTATGAGGCATCTGGTCCCATCTCGGAGCAGGACAGTGAGAGCAATGATATTACTCCAAATCTCCCAGATATGACTCTGGATAAG GAACAAATAGCGAAGGATTTGCTTTcaggggaagaagaggaggagacaCAGTCTTCAGCTGACGACCTGACGCCATCCGTCACATCGCACGATGCATCGGACCTATTCTCAAACCAGCCCGGGT caaacaacttTCTTGCTGATGAAGACAAAGAACCCTGTTCATCTCCATGTGCTTCCTCCATGGCTGAGGATTCGGAGGAGGATTCCATCCCATCCAATGAGTGCAAGAAG GAGATCATGGTTGGACCTCAGTACCAAGCCACTGTTCCCATCCTCCACTTGAACAGGCATGGGGAAAAAG CCTATGAGAATGAAGATCAGCTGCTTTGGGACCCAAACATCCTCCCTGAGAGAGAGGTGGAGGAGTTCCTGTACCGCGCAGTGAAGCGGCAGTGGGACGAGctgtccagcagcagcctgccagAAGGAGAGATGGTGAAGGACAACGAGCAG gCTTTGTACGAGCTGGTTAAATGCAACTTCAATGCAGAAGAGGCACTGCGGAGGCTACGGTTCAACGTGAAGGTCATCAGAG ATGAGCTTTGTGCCTGGAGCGAGGAAGAATGTAGGAATTTTGAGCATGGCTTCAGGGTCCATGGGAAAAACTTCCACCTTATCCAGGCAAACAAG GTCCGTACCCGGTCAGTGGGCGAGTGTGTGGAATATTACTACATGTGGAAAAAGTCGGAGCGTTACGACTACTTCACTCAGCAGACACGTTTAGGAAGGAAGAA GGATTACACCGACAATGACTTGGATGGGGGTGAAGCTGAAAACTCCACTCGTGCTCGGAACTCCCCACCCATTCCCTCTGGAACTGGCTGCCTGGATTCCCACTTCAGTCAAGACCAGATAGCAATAGAGAGCACAG AGCCCCTGAGTGTGGAGagcactgcctgcagcctgggCAGCATGAGCGAGTCGGGGCAGGGCTATGAGTGCAGCCCTCCTTCGGAGACCAACTGCTCCTTCGACCCCCAGGAAGAGCCATCCTCAGGCACCCCCTCGGCTCCCTGCCCTCGCcaccctgctgccagcaccgAGCCGCGgctcttccctctgcccccGGCACGGCTGGAGAAGCCGGAGCCGTTGCAGAGCTCCGGTGGGACGCTAAGCATGGacttccctctccctgcagaCATTAATGAGGCTTTGCCTTTAATCGCTGGCCCTGTGGATTTGGACAGAGAGGCAGAGGTGGCCCCAGCGCAAGTGTCCTTATCGGTCATGGAGTTTGGCCTCATCGGCATTGGAGATGTAAATAGTTTCCTGAGTGCTCACCAGGCTCCTGTGGCTCACTCAGAGCCTTTGTCACAGTGA
- the MIER2 gene encoding mesoderm induction early response protein 2 isoform X1, translating into MAEASVGRQSPRVVPYPARSLCPAEPALQTAAVVSMGSADHRLNLAEILSQNYGVREEREEEDDTQEKQKSLEELEKSFSASQLVLCSVIVPFLMKLCPPLAQSSEMPFEELLALYGYEASGPISEQDSESNDITPNLPDMTLDKEQIAKDLLSGEEEEETQSSADDLTPSVTSHDASDLFSNQPGSNNFLADEDKEPCSSPCASSMAEDSEEDSIPSNECKKEIMVGPQYQATVPILHLNRHGEKVLFLLAYENEDQLLWDPNILPEREVEEFLYRAVKRQWDELSSSSLPEGEMVKDNEQALYELVKCNFNAEEALRRLRFNVKVIRDELCAWSEEECRNFEHGFRVHGKNFHLIQANKVRTRSVGECVEYYYMWKKSERYDYFTQQTRLGRKKYVHPGATDYTDNDLDGGEAENSTRARNSPPIPSGTGCLDSHFSQDQIAIESTEPLSVESTACSLGSMSESGQGYECSPPSETNCSFDPQEEPSSGTPSAPCPRHPAASTEPRLFPLPPARLEKPEPLQSSGGTLSMDFPLPADINEALPLIAGPVDLDREAEVAPAQVSLSVMEFGLIGIGDVNSFLSAHQAPVAHSEPLSQ; encoded by the exons ATGGCGGAG GCCTCGGTTGGGCGGCAGAGCCCCAGGGTGGTGCCGTACCCAGCGCGCAGCCTATGTCCTGCAGAGCCTGCCCTTCAGACTGCAGCAG TTGTGTCCATGGGCTCAGCTGATCATCGACTGAACTTAGCAGAGATCCTTTCACAGAACTATGGTGTCCgggaagaaagggaggaggaggatgataCTCAGGAGAAGCAGAAATCTTTAGAAGAGCTGGAGAAGAGCTTCAGTGCCTCTCAG CTGGTGTTGTGCTCGGTGATTGTTCCCTTCCTGATGAAGCTTTGTCCTCCTCTCGCTCAGAGCAGTGAAATGCCATTTGAGGAGCTGCTTGCACTTTATGGCTATGAGGCATCTGGTCCCATCTCGGAGCAGGACAGTGAGAGCAATGATATTACTCCAAATCTCCCAGATATGACTCTGGATAAG GAACAAATAGCGAAGGATTTGCTTTcaggggaagaagaggaggagacaCAGTCTTCAGCTGACGACCTGACGCCATCCGTCACATCGCACGATGCATCGGACCTATTCTCAAACCAGCCCGGGT caaacaacttTCTTGCTGATGAAGACAAAGAACCCTGTTCATCTCCATGTGCTTCCTCCATGGCTGAGGATTCGGAGGAGGATTCCATCCCATCCAATGAGTGCAAGAAG GAGATCATGGTTGGACCTCAGTACCAAGCCACTGTTCCCATCCTCCACTTGAACAGGCATGGGGAAAAAG tgctttttctgtTAGCCTATGAGAATGAAGATCAGCTGCTTTGGGACCCAAACATCCTCCCTGAGAGAGAGGTGGAGGAGTTCCTGTACCGCGCAGTGAAGCGGCAGTGGGACGAGctgtccagcagcagcctgccagAAGGAGAGATGGTGAAGGACAACGAGCAG gCTTTGTACGAGCTGGTTAAATGCAACTTCAATGCAGAAGAGGCACTGCGGAGGCTACGGTTCAACGTGAAGGTCATCAGAG ATGAGCTTTGTGCCTGGAGCGAGGAAGAATGTAGGAATTTTGAGCATGGCTTCAGGGTCCATGGGAAAAACTTCCACCTTATCCAGGCAAACAAG GTCCGTACCCGGTCAGTGGGCGAGTGTGTGGAATATTACTACATGTGGAAAAAGTCGGAGCGTTACGACTACTTCACTCAGCAGACACGTTTAGGAAGGAAGAAGTACGTCCACCCTGGAGCCAC GGATTACACCGACAATGACTTGGATGGGGGTGAAGCTGAAAACTCCACTCGTGCTCGGAACTCCCCACCCATTCCCTCTGGAACTGGCTGCCTGGATTCCCACTTCAGTCAAGACCAGATAGCAATAGAGAGCACAG AGCCCCTGAGTGTGGAGagcactgcctgcagcctgggCAGCATGAGCGAGTCGGGGCAGGGCTATGAGTGCAGCCCTCCTTCGGAGACCAACTGCTCCTTCGACCCCCAGGAAGAGCCATCCTCAGGCACCCCCTCGGCTCCCTGCCCTCGCcaccctgctgccagcaccgAGCCGCGgctcttccctctgcccccGGCACGGCTGGAGAAGCCGGAGCCGTTGCAGAGCTCCGGTGGGACGCTAAGCATGGacttccctctccctgcagaCATTAATGAGGCTTTGCCTTTAATCGCTGGCCCTGTGGATTTGGACAGAGAGGCAGAGGTGGCCCCAGCGCAAGTGTCCTTATCGGTCATGGAGTTTGGCCTCATCGGCATTGGAGATGTAAATAGTTTCCTGAGTGCTCACCAGGCTCCTGTGGCTCACTCAGAGCCTTTGTCACAGTGA
- the MIER2 gene encoding mesoderm induction early response protein 2 isoform X3: MAEASVGRQSPRVVPYPARSLCPAEPALQTAAVVSMGSADHRLNLAEILSQNYGVREEREEEDDTQEKQKSLEELEKSFSASQLVLCSVIVPFLMKLCPPLAQSSEMPFEELLALYGYEASGPISEQDSESNDITPNLPDMTLDKEQIAKDLLSGEEEEETQSSADDLTPSVTSHDASDLFSNQPGSNNFLADEDKEPCSSPCASSMAEDSEEDSIPSNECKKEIMVGPQYQATVPILHLNRHGEKVLFLLAYENEDQLLWDPNILPEREVEEFLYRAVKRQWDELSSSSLPEGEMVKDNEQALYELVKCNFNAEEALRRLRFNVKVIRDELCAWSEEECRNFEHGFRVHGKNFHLIQANKVRTRSVGECVEYYYMWKKSERYDYFTQQTRLGRKKDYTDNDLDGGEAENSTRARNSPPIPSGTGCLDSHFSQDQIAIESTEPLSVESTACSLGSMSESGQGYECSPPSETNCSFDPQEEPSSGTPSAPCPRHPAASTEPRLFPLPPARLEKPEPLQSSGGTLSMDFPLPADINEALPLIAGPVDLDREAEVAPAQVSLSVMEFGLIGIGDVNSFLSAHQAPVAHSEPLSQ; encoded by the exons ATGGCGGAG GCCTCGGTTGGGCGGCAGAGCCCCAGGGTGGTGCCGTACCCAGCGCGCAGCCTATGTCCTGCAGAGCCTGCCCTTCAGACTGCAGCAG TTGTGTCCATGGGCTCAGCTGATCATCGACTGAACTTAGCAGAGATCCTTTCACAGAACTATGGTGTCCgggaagaaagggaggaggaggatgataCTCAGGAGAAGCAGAAATCTTTAGAAGAGCTGGAGAAGAGCTTCAGTGCCTCTCAG CTGGTGTTGTGCTCGGTGATTGTTCCCTTCCTGATGAAGCTTTGTCCTCCTCTCGCTCAGAGCAGTGAAATGCCATTTGAGGAGCTGCTTGCACTTTATGGCTATGAGGCATCTGGTCCCATCTCGGAGCAGGACAGTGAGAGCAATGATATTACTCCAAATCTCCCAGATATGACTCTGGATAAG GAACAAATAGCGAAGGATTTGCTTTcaggggaagaagaggaggagacaCAGTCTTCAGCTGACGACCTGACGCCATCCGTCACATCGCACGATGCATCGGACCTATTCTCAAACCAGCCCGGGT caaacaacttTCTTGCTGATGAAGACAAAGAACCCTGTTCATCTCCATGTGCTTCCTCCATGGCTGAGGATTCGGAGGAGGATTCCATCCCATCCAATGAGTGCAAGAAG GAGATCATGGTTGGACCTCAGTACCAAGCCACTGTTCCCATCCTCCACTTGAACAGGCATGGGGAAAAAG tgctttttctgtTAGCCTATGAGAATGAAGATCAGCTGCTTTGGGACCCAAACATCCTCCCTGAGAGAGAGGTGGAGGAGTTCCTGTACCGCGCAGTGAAGCGGCAGTGGGACGAGctgtccagcagcagcctgccagAAGGAGAGATGGTGAAGGACAACGAGCAG gCTTTGTACGAGCTGGTTAAATGCAACTTCAATGCAGAAGAGGCACTGCGGAGGCTACGGTTCAACGTGAAGGTCATCAGAG ATGAGCTTTGTGCCTGGAGCGAGGAAGAATGTAGGAATTTTGAGCATGGCTTCAGGGTCCATGGGAAAAACTTCCACCTTATCCAGGCAAACAAG GTCCGTACCCGGTCAGTGGGCGAGTGTGTGGAATATTACTACATGTGGAAAAAGTCGGAGCGTTACGACTACTTCACTCAGCAGACACGTTTAGGAAGGAAGAA GGATTACACCGACAATGACTTGGATGGGGGTGAAGCTGAAAACTCCACTCGTGCTCGGAACTCCCCACCCATTCCCTCTGGAACTGGCTGCCTGGATTCCCACTTCAGTCAAGACCAGATAGCAATAGAGAGCACAG AGCCCCTGAGTGTGGAGagcactgcctgcagcctgggCAGCATGAGCGAGTCGGGGCAGGGCTATGAGTGCAGCCCTCCTTCGGAGACCAACTGCTCCTTCGACCCCCAGGAAGAGCCATCCTCAGGCACCCCCTCGGCTCCCTGCCCTCGCcaccctgctgccagcaccgAGCCGCGgctcttccctctgcccccGGCACGGCTGGAGAAGCCGGAGCCGTTGCAGAGCTCCGGTGGGACGCTAAGCATGGacttccctctccctgcagaCATTAATGAGGCTTTGCCTTTAATCGCTGGCCCTGTGGATTTGGACAGAGAGGCAGAGGTGGCCCCAGCGCAAGTGTCCTTATCGGTCATGGAGTTTGGCCTCATCGGCATTGGAGATGTAAATAGTTTCCTGAGTGCTCACCAGGCTCCTGTGGCTCACTCAGAGCCTTTGTCACAGTGA
- the MIER2 gene encoding mesoderm induction early response protein 2 isoform X2, which produces MAEASVGRQSPRVVPYPARSLCPAEPALQTAAVVSMGSADHRLNLAEILSQNYGVREEREEEDDTQEKQKSLEELEKSFSASQLVLCSVIVPFLMKLCPPLAQSSEMPFEELLALYGYEASGPISEQDSESNDITPNLPDMTLDKEQIAKDLLSGEEEEETQSSADDLTPSVTSHDASDLFSNQPGSNNFLADEDKEPCSSPCASSMAEDSEEDSIPSNECKKEIMVGPQYQATVPILHLNRHGEKAYENEDQLLWDPNILPEREVEEFLYRAVKRQWDELSSSSLPEGEMVKDNEQALYELVKCNFNAEEALRRLRFNVKVIRDELCAWSEEECRNFEHGFRVHGKNFHLIQANKVRTRSVGECVEYYYMWKKSERYDYFTQQTRLGRKKYVHPGATDYTDNDLDGGEAENSTRARNSPPIPSGTGCLDSHFSQDQIAIESTEPLSVESTACSLGSMSESGQGYECSPPSETNCSFDPQEEPSSGTPSAPCPRHPAASTEPRLFPLPPARLEKPEPLQSSGGTLSMDFPLPADINEALPLIAGPVDLDREAEVAPAQVSLSVMEFGLIGIGDVNSFLSAHQAPVAHSEPLSQ; this is translated from the exons ATGGCGGAG GCCTCGGTTGGGCGGCAGAGCCCCAGGGTGGTGCCGTACCCAGCGCGCAGCCTATGTCCTGCAGAGCCTGCCCTTCAGACTGCAGCAG TTGTGTCCATGGGCTCAGCTGATCATCGACTGAACTTAGCAGAGATCCTTTCACAGAACTATGGTGTCCgggaagaaagggaggaggaggatgataCTCAGGAGAAGCAGAAATCTTTAGAAGAGCTGGAGAAGAGCTTCAGTGCCTCTCAG CTGGTGTTGTGCTCGGTGATTGTTCCCTTCCTGATGAAGCTTTGTCCTCCTCTCGCTCAGAGCAGTGAAATGCCATTTGAGGAGCTGCTTGCACTTTATGGCTATGAGGCATCTGGTCCCATCTCGGAGCAGGACAGTGAGAGCAATGATATTACTCCAAATCTCCCAGATATGACTCTGGATAAG GAACAAATAGCGAAGGATTTGCTTTcaggggaagaagaggaggagacaCAGTCTTCAGCTGACGACCTGACGCCATCCGTCACATCGCACGATGCATCGGACCTATTCTCAAACCAGCCCGGGT caaacaacttTCTTGCTGATGAAGACAAAGAACCCTGTTCATCTCCATGTGCTTCCTCCATGGCTGAGGATTCGGAGGAGGATTCCATCCCATCCAATGAGTGCAAGAAG GAGATCATGGTTGGACCTCAGTACCAAGCCACTGTTCCCATCCTCCACTTGAACAGGCATGGGGAAAAAG CCTATGAGAATGAAGATCAGCTGCTTTGGGACCCAAACATCCTCCCTGAGAGAGAGGTGGAGGAGTTCCTGTACCGCGCAGTGAAGCGGCAGTGGGACGAGctgtccagcagcagcctgccagAAGGAGAGATGGTGAAGGACAACGAGCAG gCTTTGTACGAGCTGGTTAAATGCAACTTCAATGCAGAAGAGGCACTGCGGAGGCTACGGTTCAACGTGAAGGTCATCAGAG ATGAGCTTTGTGCCTGGAGCGAGGAAGAATGTAGGAATTTTGAGCATGGCTTCAGGGTCCATGGGAAAAACTTCCACCTTATCCAGGCAAACAAG GTCCGTACCCGGTCAGTGGGCGAGTGTGTGGAATATTACTACATGTGGAAAAAGTCGGAGCGTTACGACTACTTCACTCAGCAGACACGTTTAGGAAGGAAGAAGTACGTCCACCCTGGAGCCAC GGATTACACCGACAATGACTTGGATGGGGGTGAAGCTGAAAACTCCACTCGTGCTCGGAACTCCCCACCCATTCCCTCTGGAACTGGCTGCCTGGATTCCCACTTCAGTCAAGACCAGATAGCAATAGAGAGCACAG AGCCCCTGAGTGTGGAGagcactgcctgcagcctgggCAGCATGAGCGAGTCGGGGCAGGGCTATGAGTGCAGCCCTCCTTCGGAGACCAACTGCTCCTTCGACCCCCAGGAAGAGCCATCCTCAGGCACCCCCTCGGCTCCCTGCCCTCGCcaccctgctgccagcaccgAGCCGCGgctcttccctctgcccccGGCACGGCTGGAGAAGCCGGAGCCGTTGCAGAGCTCCGGTGGGACGCTAAGCATGGacttccctctccctgcagaCATTAATGAGGCTTTGCCTTTAATCGCTGGCCCTGTGGATTTGGACAGAGAGGCAGAGGTGGCCCCAGCGCAAGTGTCCTTATCGGTCATGGAGTTTGGCCTCATCGGCATTGGAGATGTAAATAGTTTCCTGAGTGCTCACCAGGCTCCTGTGGCTCACTCAGAGCCTTTGTCACAGTGA
- the MIER2 gene encoding mesoderm induction early response protein 2 isoform X4: MAEASVGRQSPRVVPYPARSLCPAEPALQTAAVVSMGSADHRLNLAEILSQNYGVREEREEEDDTQEKQKSLEELEKSFSASQSSEMPFEELLALYGYEASGPISEQDSESNDITPNLPDMTLDKEQIAKDLLSGEEEEETQSSADDLTPSVTSHDASDLFSNQPGSNNFLADEDKEPCSSPCASSMAEDSEEDSIPSNECKKEIMVGPQYQATVPILHLNRHGEKVLFLLAYENEDQLLWDPNILPEREVEEFLYRAVKRQWDELSSSSLPEGEMVKDNEQALYELVKCNFNAEEALRRLRFNVKVIRDELCAWSEEECRNFEHGFRVHGKNFHLIQANKVRTRSVGECVEYYYMWKKSERYDYFTQQTRLGRKKYVHPGATDYTDNDLDGGEAENSTRARNSPPIPSGTGCLDSHFSQDQIAIESTEPLSVESTACSLGSMSESGQGYECSPPSETNCSFDPQEEPSSGTPSAPCPRHPAASTEPRLFPLPPARLEKPEPLQSSGGTLSMDFPLPADINEALPLIAGPVDLDREAEVAPAQVSLSVMEFGLIGIGDVNSFLSAHQAPVAHSEPLSQ, translated from the exons ATGGCGGAG GCCTCGGTTGGGCGGCAGAGCCCCAGGGTGGTGCCGTACCCAGCGCGCAGCCTATGTCCTGCAGAGCCTGCCCTTCAGACTGCAGCAG TTGTGTCCATGGGCTCAGCTGATCATCGACTGAACTTAGCAGAGATCCTTTCACAGAACTATGGTGTCCgggaagaaagggaggaggaggatgataCTCAGGAGAAGCAGAAATCTTTAGAAGAGCTGGAGAAGAGCTTCAGTGCCTCTCAG AGCAGTGAAATGCCATTTGAGGAGCTGCTTGCACTTTATGGCTATGAGGCATCTGGTCCCATCTCGGAGCAGGACAGTGAGAGCAATGATATTACTCCAAATCTCCCAGATATGACTCTGGATAAG GAACAAATAGCGAAGGATTTGCTTTcaggggaagaagaggaggagacaCAGTCTTCAGCTGACGACCTGACGCCATCCGTCACATCGCACGATGCATCGGACCTATTCTCAAACCAGCCCGGGT caaacaacttTCTTGCTGATGAAGACAAAGAACCCTGTTCATCTCCATGTGCTTCCTCCATGGCTGAGGATTCGGAGGAGGATTCCATCCCATCCAATGAGTGCAAGAAG GAGATCATGGTTGGACCTCAGTACCAAGCCACTGTTCCCATCCTCCACTTGAACAGGCATGGGGAAAAAG tgctttttctgtTAGCCTATGAGAATGAAGATCAGCTGCTTTGGGACCCAAACATCCTCCCTGAGAGAGAGGTGGAGGAGTTCCTGTACCGCGCAGTGAAGCGGCAGTGGGACGAGctgtccagcagcagcctgccagAAGGAGAGATGGTGAAGGACAACGAGCAG gCTTTGTACGAGCTGGTTAAATGCAACTTCAATGCAGAAGAGGCACTGCGGAGGCTACGGTTCAACGTGAAGGTCATCAGAG ATGAGCTTTGTGCCTGGAGCGAGGAAGAATGTAGGAATTTTGAGCATGGCTTCAGGGTCCATGGGAAAAACTTCCACCTTATCCAGGCAAACAAG GTCCGTACCCGGTCAGTGGGCGAGTGTGTGGAATATTACTACATGTGGAAAAAGTCGGAGCGTTACGACTACTTCACTCAGCAGACACGTTTAGGAAGGAAGAAGTACGTCCACCCTGGAGCCAC GGATTACACCGACAATGACTTGGATGGGGGTGAAGCTGAAAACTCCACTCGTGCTCGGAACTCCCCACCCATTCCCTCTGGAACTGGCTGCCTGGATTCCCACTTCAGTCAAGACCAGATAGCAATAGAGAGCACAG AGCCCCTGAGTGTGGAGagcactgcctgcagcctgggCAGCATGAGCGAGTCGGGGCAGGGCTATGAGTGCAGCCCTCCTTCGGAGACCAACTGCTCCTTCGACCCCCAGGAAGAGCCATCCTCAGGCACCCCCTCGGCTCCCTGCCCTCGCcaccctgctgccagcaccgAGCCGCGgctcttccctctgcccccGGCACGGCTGGAGAAGCCGGAGCCGTTGCAGAGCTCCGGTGGGACGCTAAGCATGGacttccctctccctgcagaCATTAATGAGGCTTTGCCTTTAATCGCTGGCCCTGTGGATTTGGACAGAGAGGCAGAGGTGGCCCCAGCGCAAGTGTCCTTATCGGTCATGGAGTTTGGCCTCATCGGCATTGGAGATGTAAATAGTTTCCTGAGTGCTCACCAGGCTCCTGTGGCTCACTCAGAGCCTTTGTCACAGTGA
- the MIER2 gene encoding mesoderm induction early response protein 2 isoform X5: MAEASVGRQSPRVVPYPARSLCPAEPALQTAAVVSMGSADHRLNLAEILSQNYGVREEREEEDDTQEKQKSLEELEKSFSASQSSEMPFEELLALYGYEASGPISEQDSESNDITPNLPDMTLDKEQIAKDLLSGEEEEETQSSADDLTPSVTSHDASDLFSNQPGSNNFLADEDKEPCSSPCASSMAEDSEEDSIPSNECKKEIMVGPQYQATVPILHLNRHGEKAYENEDQLLWDPNILPEREVEEFLYRAVKRQWDELSSSSLPEGEMVKDNEQALYELVKCNFNAEEALRRLRFNVKVIRDELCAWSEEECRNFEHGFRVHGKNFHLIQANKVRTRSVGECVEYYYMWKKSERYDYFTQQTRLGRKKYVHPGATDYTDNDLDGGEAENSTRARNSPPIPSGTGCLDSHFSQDQIAIESTEPLSVESTACSLGSMSESGQGYECSPPSETNCSFDPQEEPSSGTPSAPCPRHPAASTEPRLFPLPPARLEKPEPLQSSGGTLSMDFPLPADINEALPLIAGPVDLDREAEVAPAQVSLSVMEFGLIGIGDVNSFLSAHQAPVAHSEPLSQ; this comes from the exons ATGGCGGAG GCCTCGGTTGGGCGGCAGAGCCCCAGGGTGGTGCCGTACCCAGCGCGCAGCCTATGTCCTGCAGAGCCTGCCCTTCAGACTGCAGCAG TTGTGTCCATGGGCTCAGCTGATCATCGACTGAACTTAGCAGAGATCCTTTCACAGAACTATGGTGTCCgggaagaaagggaggaggaggatgataCTCAGGAGAAGCAGAAATCTTTAGAAGAGCTGGAGAAGAGCTTCAGTGCCTCTCAG AGCAGTGAAATGCCATTTGAGGAGCTGCTTGCACTTTATGGCTATGAGGCATCTGGTCCCATCTCGGAGCAGGACAGTGAGAGCAATGATATTACTCCAAATCTCCCAGATATGACTCTGGATAAG GAACAAATAGCGAAGGATTTGCTTTcaggggaagaagaggaggagacaCAGTCTTCAGCTGACGACCTGACGCCATCCGTCACATCGCACGATGCATCGGACCTATTCTCAAACCAGCCCGGGT caaacaacttTCTTGCTGATGAAGACAAAGAACCCTGTTCATCTCCATGTGCTTCCTCCATGGCTGAGGATTCGGAGGAGGATTCCATCCCATCCAATGAGTGCAAGAAG GAGATCATGGTTGGACCTCAGTACCAAGCCACTGTTCCCATCCTCCACTTGAACAGGCATGGGGAAAAAG CCTATGAGAATGAAGATCAGCTGCTTTGGGACCCAAACATCCTCCCTGAGAGAGAGGTGGAGGAGTTCCTGTACCGCGCAGTGAAGCGGCAGTGGGACGAGctgtccagcagcagcctgccagAAGGAGAGATGGTGAAGGACAACGAGCAG gCTTTGTACGAGCTGGTTAAATGCAACTTCAATGCAGAAGAGGCACTGCGGAGGCTACGGTTCAACGTGAAGGTCATCAGAG ATGAGCTTTGTGCCTGGAGCGAGGAAGAATGTAGGAATTTTGAGCATGGCTTCAGGGTCCATGGGAAAAACTTCCACCTTATCCAGGCAAACAAG GTCCGTACCCGGTCAGTGGGCGAGTGTGTGGAATATTACTACATGTGGAAAAAGTCGGAGCGTTACGACTACTTCACTCAGCAGACACGTTTAGGAAGGAAGAAGTACGTCCACCCTGGAGCCAC GGATTACACCGACAATGACTTGGATGGGGGTGAAGCTGAAAACTCCACTCGTGCTCGGAACTCCCCACCCATTCCCTCTGGAACTGGCTGCCTGGATTCCCACTTCAGTCAAGACCAGATAGCAATAGAGAGCACAG AGCCCCTGAGTGTGGAGagcactgcctgcagcctgggCAGCATGAGCGAGTCGGGGCAGGGCTATGAGTGCAGCCCTCCTTCGGAGACCAACTGCTCCTTCGACCCCCAGGAAGAGCCATCCTCAGGCACCCCCTCGGCTCCCTGCCCTCGCcaccctgctgccagcaccgAGCCGCGgctcttccctctgcccccGGCACGGCTGGAGAAGCCGGAGCCGTTGCAGAGCTCCGGTGGGACGCTAAGCATGGacttccctctccctgcagaCATTAATGAGGCTTTGCCTTTAATCGCTGGCCCTGTGGATTTGGACAGAGAGGCAGAGGTGGCCCCAGCGCAAGTGTCCTTATCGGTCATGGAGTTTGGCCTCATCGGCATTGGAGATGTAAATAGTTTCCTGAGTGCTCACCAGGCTCCTGTGGCTCACTCAGAGCCTTTGTCACAGTGA